From one Rhodothermia bacterium genomic stretch:
- a CDS encoding transposase, whose product MQSLAVCQSQYQYLPFERLQDFFSKICNVSLSQGTIANFFRRAAEWALPAYEAIHQAIPQCSVVGSDEISYNLAAQLTTTSKGIKIAPIL is encoded by the coding sequence ATACAGAGTTTAGCCGTTTGTCAAAGCCAATATCAATACTTGCCGTTCGAGCGGTTGCAAGATTTTTTTTCCAAAATATGCAATGTATCACTTAGTCAAGGTACAATAGCCAATTTCTTTCGTAGAGCCGCCGAATGGGCATTGCCCGCTTATGAAGCAATCCATCAAGCGATTCCACAGTGTTCGGTTGTCGGTTCAGACGAAATAAGTTACAACTTAGCTGCCCAACTTACTACGACTTCCAAAGGTATCAAGATCGCCCCTATCTTATAG
- a CDS encoding IS66 family transposase zinc-finger binding domain-containing protein, protein MSQTPDKVVALRSDFCSRCGQNLTSNEVTLTAHRQVIDIPPIPPFTTEYQRYATDCS, encoded by the coding sequence ATGAGTCAAACTCCCGATAAAGTGGTTGCGCTTCGTTCTGATTTTTGTAGCCGCTGTGGTCAGAACTTAACATCGAATGAAGTTACCTTAACCGCTCATCGTCAAGTCATTGATATTCCACCTATCCCTCCATTTACAACGGAGTATCAACGTTATGCCACTGATTGTAGTTGA
- a CDS encoding sialate O-acetylesterase, translating into MKRRLFLLIGQSNMAGFGALHQVQPIRDPRIEVFRGGQFLEAIEPLHQDHIRNGIGLGMSFAKVLADTYITDRIGLIPCAVSGTSIRRWTPGADLYQRALRITRMALQHGELQGILWLQGEADASTKNTVKQHAARFIEMVHQLRTDLNATQLPFLSGGLGDFLAKFPPCRCYNLINLQYESAKLSHYTFVSATGLKHMGDGVHYDAPSLRTLGERFAHAYLTHFPQR; encoded by the coding sequence ATGAAAAGACGACTCTTTTTACTGATCGGACAATCCAATATGGCGGGATTTGGCGCACTACACCAAGTTCAGCCGATCCGAGACCCACGAATTGAAGTCTTCCGTGGCGGCCAATTTCTGGAGGCCATCGAGCCACTACATCAAGATCACATCCGCAATGGCATTGGCTTGGGGATGAGCTTTGCTAAGGTTCTTGCAGATACCTACATCACCGATCGCATTGGATTGATCCCTTGTGCCGTATCGGGGACGTCCATCAGGCGTTGGACTCCGGGGGCAGACCTTTACCAACGTGCCCTCCGCATCACCCGCATGGCCCTTCAACATGGCGAGTTGCAAGGAATACTTTGGCTACAAGGCGAGGCCGATGCCTCAACCAAGAACACCGTTAAACAACATGCTGCGCGTTTTATCGAGATGGTTCATCAACTTAGAACCGACTTAAACGCGACGCAACTCCCCTTCTTGAGTGGTGGTTTGGGCGATTTTCTGGCAAAATTCCCTCCTTGTCGTTGCTACAACTTGATAAATCTGCAATATGAATCTGCCAAGTTGTCGCATTACACTTTTGTTTCCGCCACAGGACTCAAGCACATGGGCGATGGTGTACACTACGATGCGCCTTCACTTAGAACATTAGGAGAACGGTTTGCTCATGCCTATTTAACCCATTTCCCGCAAAGATGA
- a CDS encoding DUF1905 domain-containing protein has product MHTFTAELIRPDDPGTWTFIVMPFNVEETYGVRSQFKVRGTINEVEFAGTLMPRGDGTHFLVVKQALREKIGKEKGDTVAVFLEPDTGTREVTIPSDVELALKLKPEALTTFNALSYSHKKEYIDWIESAKRAKTRQNRILKMLEKLELTEN; this is encoded by the coding sequence ATGCACACCTTTACGGCAGAATTGATCCGCCCGGATGATCCGGGGACATGGACTTTCATTGTGATGCCCTTCAACGTTGAAGAGACCTATGGCGTGCGTTCGCAGTTTAAGGTTCGTGGAACCATTAATGAGGTCGAATTTGCAGGAACATTGATGCCCAGAGGTGATGGAACACATTTCTTGGTGGTCAAGCAAGCCCTTCGCGAAAAAATTGGGAAAGAAAAAGGCGATACCGTAGCGGTCTTTTTGGAACCAGACACAGGCACACGAGAAGTTACAATCCCTTCCGACGTAGAATTGGCACTCAAGCTGAAACCAGAAGCATTGACGACATTTAATGCCCTTTCCTATAGCCACAAAAAAGAATATATAGACTGGATAGAAAGTGCAAAACGTGCCAAAACGCGCCAAAACCGAATCCTAAAAATGCTTGAAAAACTTGAACTTACCGAAAATTAA
- a CDS encoding HAD family phosphatase — MNKFNLYKSKIEALLIDMDGVLVDSEPLHVEADKVAFSHFGLAVPEQEFPTFTGIPGETVFRNMVARYGNDEMDAEQIYNYKKQWFKEKTLTLQLFPEVHHFLVFAKSIGLRTCLVTSSDRLYQAYIFRRFDLSPFFDAIVTIEDVEFGKPNPAPYLLGAERLRLPPQKCLVIEDAPSGIAAGKAAGCLVAALTTTHQKTTLHKAAPTFLYNNLTEVVEYLRQPS, encoded by the coding sequence ATGAATAAATTTAACTTGTACAAGAGCAAGATCGAGGCCCTCTTGATAGACATGGATGGCGTCTTGGTTGATTCTGAACCCTTGCATGTTGAAGCCGATAAAGTGGCCTTCTCCCATTTTGGTTTAGCGGTGCCAGAGCAAGAATTTCCCACATTTACAGGTATCCCCGGTGAAACGGTTTTTCGCAATATGGTTGCACGTTATGGCAATGACGAAATGGATGCTGAACAAATATATAACTATAAAAAACAATGGTTTAAAGAAAAAACACTCACCCTACAACTCTTTCCGGAAGTACACCATTTTTTAGTTTTTGCCAAATCAATAGGACTTCGTACCTGCCTCGTAACGTCATCCGACCGTTTGTACCAGGCGTATATTTTCAGGCGATTTGATCTTTCTCCTTTTTTTGATGCCATCGTGACCATAGAAGATGTTGAGTTCGGGAAGCCCAACCCAGCCCCTTATTTGCTTGGTGCGGAGCGGTTGCGTCTCCCGCCCCAGAAATGCTTGGTCATCGAAGATGCGCCCTCTGGAATTGCAGCGGGTAAAGCAGCTGGCTGCCTTGTTGCGGCCCTAACCACCACCCACCAGAAAACCACATTACACAAAGCCGCACCCACTTTTCTCTACAACAATTTAACAGAAGTGGTCGAATATCTACGCCAACCGAGTTAA
- a CDS encoding carbohydrate kinase, whose amino-acid sequence MSKIIVGLGELLWDVFSDGRRPGGAPANVAFHAQQLGNHGIVASRVGADEDGQSISTWLQEKGLNIAFLQRDEAHATGTVFVHIADGEPEYRITENVAWDFLAFTPAWSQLAKTSNAVCFATLAQRNPTASETIHRFLAEVPNDCLKVMDINMRKPFFNKAVLQASLPFADVLKLNADEKKAIGLIFGVSDPHQWLLEHFEISWICQTHGKGGAELITKDASWFVKGESVDVSKGDAVGVGDAFLAALTTAILRKDAPEQALQFANRYAAKVATFKGAMPVFSLD is encoded by the coding sequence ATGAGCAAAATCATTGTTGGATTGGGGGAGCTCTTATGGGATGTTTTTTCAGATGGACGCCGTCCGGGGGGCGCACCTGCCAATGTCGCCTTTCACGCGCAACAACTGGGAAATCATGGTATAGTTGCAAGCCGTGTTGGGGCAGATGAAGACGGGCAAAGTATTTCCACATGGTTACAAGAAAAGGGATTAAACATAGCCTTTCTGCAACGTGACGAAGCCCATGCAACTGGAACCGTGTTTGTTCATATCGCGGACGGCGAGCCAGAATACCGGATTACAGAAAATGTGGCTTGGGATTTTTTGGCCTTTACACCCGCTTGGTCTCAACTTGCAAAGACATCCAATGCCGTTTGTTTCGCAACACTTGCCCAACGTAACCCTACCGCTTCAGAAACCATCCACCGTTTTCTTGCAGAAGTGCCTAACGATTGTCTCAAGGTGATGGATATAAATATGCGTAAACCATTTTTCAACAAGGCCGTTTTGCAAGCCTCTCTGCCTTTTGCAGATGTACTCAAACTGAATGCAGATGAAAAAAAGGCGATTGGCCTGATATTTGGTGTTTCGGATCCTCACCAATGGCTCCTCGAACATTTTGAGATTTCATGGATATGCCAAACACATGGAAAAGGTGGAGCAGAGTTAATCACAAAGGACGCAAGTTGGTTTGTAAAAGGTGAATCTGTGGATGTTTCTAAAGGGGATGCAGTGGGTGTTGGGGATGCTTTTTTGGCCGCGCTAACAACTGCAATCCTCAGAAAGGACGCACCAGAACAAGCCCTCCAATTTGCCAACCGATATGCCGCAAAAGTGGCAACCTTTAAAGGTGCAATGCCTGTTTTTTCCCTTGACTAA
- a CDS encoding DUF3459 domain-containing protein, translating to MPSTDVLEPIIKDSVLQARIQKYFPDFLTAYRSLYPTASQDRINALIKGVERAYFDRPDDLKALDLLREKAPDWFTENGMVGMMLYVDHFAGDLQGLKERLTYLEELGITYLHLMPLLKPREGENDGGYAVMDYRKVNPRLGTMYDLKQLAENLRERGMVLVIDFVMNHTAKEHEWAQKASTGDPFYQNFYRMFTDRSQPDVYEQTLPEVFPDFAPGNFTWNEPAKKWVWTTFNDYQWDLNYENPDVFEAMLGEMLFLANQGIDVLRLDAVPFLWKKVGTNSQNQPEVVQLLAALKALVRMAAPGVLFKSEAIVAPDDIIKYLGSGGFEGKVCELGYNATLMNHLWHALASENTQLLYTTLSGLPQLPESSSWLNYIRCHDDIGWGISDENAAAVHQNGRDTRNFCTNFYSGVLPQSYSEGYAFQRDRNTGEARISGTAAALSGLQKAQIEADPSNIDTAIKRLHLLNGVIFFMKGIPLLYSGDEVGQLNDYAYLTDPLKALDNRWVHRPPMSWTKAGLRKRKGTVENRLFERHQSLIKARKSQPILNGRNPEKLVFVQNDALFLAERNDEQGARCLLVANFSNKTQIVPLNRLSPIWQDGTCADLISKTDLHFAAGHLVVGAYEVFWLTPETAFDAVDYIKMPIDVHVETGYGEEVWIAGSNGALGNWELTHAKRCDSENYPWWHTEVSVPIGEAFCFRWVRVKDNQIIQWGPTLFHRLAGFVG from the coding sequence ATGCCCTCAACTGATGTCCTCGAACCGATAATAAAAGACTCGGTACTCCAAGCGCGTATCCAGAAGTATTTTCCGGACTTTCTCACCGCCTACCGTTCGCTGTATCCTACCGCAAGCCAAGACCGAATCAACGCTTTGATCAAGGGTGTTGAACGTGCCTACTTCGATCGTCCGGATGACCTAAAAGCCTTAGACCTCCTTCGCGAAAAAGCGCCCGATTGGTTCACCGAAAATGGCATGGTGGGCATGATGCTCTATGTAGATCACTTTGCTGGCGACCTTCAAGGGCTAAAAGAAAGGCTCACCTACCTTGAAGAACTGGGCATCACCTACCTTCATCTTATGCCATTACTTAAGCCACGGGAAGGCGAAAATGATGGTGGCTACGCCGTAATGGATTATCGAAAGGTCAATCCGCGGCTTGGAACCATGTACGACCTTAAGCAATTGGCTGAAAATCTACGCGAAAGAGGCATGGTATTGGTCATAGATTTTGTAATGAACCACACCGCTAAAGAACACGAATGGGCACAAAAAGCCTCGACCGGAGATCCTTTCTATCAAAACTTTTACCGCATGTTTACGGACAGGAGCCAGCCCGATGTGTATGAACAAACACTCCCAGAAGTGTTTCCAGACTTTGCTCCGGGAAACTTCACGTGGAACGAACCCGCAAAAAAATGGGTCTGGACTACATTTAATGACTATCAATGGGACTTGAACTACGAAAATCCAGACGTTTTTGAGGCGATGTTGGGTGAAATGCTGTTCTTGGCCAATCAAGGCATTGATGTCTTACGGCTGGATGCCGTGCCCTTCTTATGGAAAAAAGTTGGGACAAACTCCCAAAATCAACCGGAAGTGGTCCAACTTCTCGCGGCATTGAAGGCATTGGTTCGTATGGCTGCTCCCGGTGTTTTGTTTAAATCCGAAGCGATAGTTGCCCCCGATGATATTATCAAGTATTTGGGAAGTGGTGGATTTGAAGGCAAGGTTTGTGAATTGGGATATAATGCAACCTTGATGAACCATTTGTGGCACGCACTGGCATCCGAAAACACCCAATTGCTTTATACAACCCTATCCGGCTTGCCACAACTTCCGGAGTCCTCCTCTTGGCTAAATTATATACGATGCCACGACGACATCGGATGGGGCATTTCGGACGAAAATGCGGCAGCAGTACACCAGAATGGACGCGATACCCGCAATTTCTGCACCAACTTTTATTCTGGTGTTCTCCCACAAAGTTATTCGGAGGGGTATGCTTTTCAGCGAGACCGCAACACAGGAGAAGCACGCATTTCAGGCACAGCAGCGGCTCTTTCTGGCCTCCAAAAAGCCCAAATAGAGGCAGACCCTTCAAACATTGATACGGCCATTAAACGGCTACACCTGCTAAATGGGGTCATCTTTTTTATGAAAGGAATCCCACTTTTGTACTCCGGCGACGAAGTTGGCCAACTTAATGATTACGCCTATCTCACCGATCCTTTGAAAGCCTTAGACAACCGATGGGTGCATCGTCCACCGATGAGTTGGACAAAAGCTGGATTACGAAAACGAAAAGGAACTGTAGAAAACCGGCTTTTTGAGCGCCACCAGTCCTTGATTAAGGCCCGGAAATCCCAACCTATTTTAAATGGCCGGAACCCAGAAAAATTGGTTTTTGTACAGAATGACGCCCTTTTTCTGGCAGAACGCAATGATGAGCAAGGCGCACGATGCCTATTGGTTGCAAATTTCAGCAACAAAACCCAAATAGTTCCACTTAATCGTCTGTCTCCCATTTGGCAGGATGGGACTTGTGCCGACCTCATCAGCAAAACCGATTTACATTTTGCCGCAGGTCATTTGGTTGTTGGCGCTTACGAAGTATTTTGGCTCACACCAGAAACGGCTTTCGATGCAGTGGACTACATCAAGATGCCCATTGATGTCCATGTAGAGACTGGCTATGGCGAAGAGGTTTGGATTGCTGGCTCAAATGGTGCATTAGGAAACTGGGAACTAACCCACGCCAAACGGTGTGATTCCGAAAACTATCCTTGGTGGCATACGGAGGTAAGTGTACCTATTGGTGAGGCTTTTTGTTTTCGATGGGTAAGGGTAAAGGACAACCAAATTATCCAATGGGGCCCTACGCTCTTCCATCGCCTTGCGGGTTTTGTTGGCTAA
- a CDS encoding AAA family ATPase, whose translation MEHTKEPVFITGRAGTGKSTLLQYFRKTTSKRVAILAPTGLAAINVMGQTIHSFFRFPSRMITEDAIKRLWGNQVIRKIDLLIIDEVSMVRADLLDGIHKALQINRKNELLFGGVQVVFFGDLFQLPPVVSRAEESLMQSYYPTPYFFSAHVFKELKPIQIELTMVHRQKEEVFLDLLNQVREDRLTEQGLDLLNDRVHKQTKLPDDYLVLTTVNEKARRINEDRLKAIKKPPFTYIAHTDGEFNERDYPTESELTLKVGARVMFLRNDADGMYVNGTLGTVEYLKEDLIRVETDEGDQVEVGPEKWENARYYFDTEENKVQSETVGTFTQYPLKLAYAITIHKSQGQTFDKVAIDLDRGAFTHGQTYVALSRCRTLEGVLLTRAVRPSDILFDPAIYEARQSFQSGASVYQEYVAKFKEAKNQLSQGDSAYVIANRLKLPVTTVQQIERGLA comes from the coding sequence ATGGAACATACCAAAGAACCTGTTTTTATCACCGGACGTGCCGGAACGGGGAAGTCCACCTTGTTGCAGTATTTCCGGAAAACAACTTCCAAACGGGTGGCGATTTTGGCCCCGACAGGTTTGGCTGCCATTAATGTGATGGGCCAGACCATCCATTCTTTTTTCCGCTTCCCATCCAGAATGATTACGGAGGACGCTATTAAACGTCTCTGGGGGAACCAAGTCATCCGAAAAATAGACCTGCTTATTATTGATGAAGTTTCGATGGTACGTGCGGATCTGTTGGATGGTATTCATAAAGCACTCCAGATTAACCGCAAGAATGAGTTGCTTTTTGGCGGGGTTCAAGTAGTATTTTTTGGCGATCTCTTTCAACTTCCACCGGTAGTAAGCCGTGCTGAAGAATCCTTGATGCAATCCTATTACCCCACGCCCTATTTTTTCAGTGCCCATGTTTTTAAGGAATTGAAGCCCATTCAGATCGAATTAACGATGGTTCATCGCCAAAAAGAGGAGGTTTTTCTGGACTTATTGAATCAGGTGCGAGAAGACCGATTAACCGAACAAGGATTGGATTTGCTTAATGACCGTGTACACAAACAGACCAAATTGCCAGACGATTATTTGGTATTGACAACGGTGAATGAAAAAGCAAGACGCATCAACGAAGACCGCTTAAAAGCAATAAAAAAACCACCCTTTACCTATATTGCGCATACCGACGGTGAGTTTAATGAACGAGATTACCCCACCGAGTCCGAATTAACCCTGAAGGTGGGCGCACGGGTGATGTTTCTGCGGAACGACGCCGACGGAATGTATGTTAATGGTACCCTTGGAACCGTGGAATATCTGAAAGAAGACCTCATCCGCGTCGAAACCGACGAAGGAGATCAAGTGGAAGTAGGCCCAGAAAAGTGGGAAAATGCGCGGTATTATTTTGATACAGAGGAAAACAAAGTTCAGTCCGAAACCGTCGGAACGTTCACCCAATATCCCCTAAAACTCGCTTATGCCATTACGATCCACAAAAGTCAAGGACAAACATTTGATAAAGTTGCTATTGATTTGGACAGGGGCGCTTTCACACATGGCCAAACCTATGTTGCTTTGAGCCGATGCCGCACCTTGGAGGGCGTATTGCTAACACGCGCCGTCCGGCCAAGCGACATTTTGTTCGATCCTGCGATTTACGAAGCACGGCAATCTTTTCAATCCGGCGCATCAGTATATCAAGAATATGTGGCCAAATTCAAAGAAGCCAAGAACCAATTGTCACAAGGAGATTCGGCCTATGTCATTGCCAATAGGCTAAAATTACCTGTAACGACAGTCCAACAAATAGAACGAGGCCTTGCATAA
- a CDS encoding ACT domain-containing protein — protein sequence MMRENITLRLLPKQYEVVQYSPDEDLPTGFFKSQEGVVSWSVTPEEKSLICLEGTSPKGGKVEAGWRLLQFVGPFNFDEIGVLSSVLSPLAEANISIMAFSTYNTDYFMVKEVNLDRCIQVLNKTGFIKMLEAASHK from the coding sequence TTGATGCGGGAAAACATTACCCTTCGCCTTTTACCAAAGCAGTATGAAGTGGTGCAGTATTCACCCGACGAAGACTTGCCAACTGGATTTTTTAAGTCGCAAGAGGGTGTAGTTTCGTGGAGCGTTACGCCGGAGGAGAAGTCGCTCATTTGCCTCGAAGGCACTTCGCCTAAAGGGGGGAAAGTGGAAGCCGGCTGGCGACTGCTCCAATTCGTCGGGCCGTTCAACTTCGATGAAATCGGTGTCTTGTCTTCGGTTTTGTCTCCACTTGCAGAAGCGAACATCAGTATTATGGCTTTTTCAACGTATAATACCGATTATTTTATGGTGAAAGAAGTCAATCTTGATAGGTGTATCCAAGTTCTTAATAAAACAGGGTTTATAAAGATGTTAGAGGCAGCGTCGCACAAATAA
- a CDS encoding DUF4397 domain-containing protein: MRTLKFLFVFFILAIHLGCDGGDPVTTDYATIRIYNGLSDVPLLSAKNGSTEVVANLNYEARSAPFQVKTTSRQTVGIYRQGGVSPIIQKQQTFSKDENLFWLLLGRAETAELLSINETTQTPPTGKALVRFVLGAKSTTLQYSLFLAPEGADFESVLIWAGNVGFKTLVPYKTVDPGKYNLVILNPSRNFTSKTITIGAGDVRTLILADPINNNDEFDLVNLKDNL; the protein is encoded by the coding sequence ATGCGTACATTAAAATTCTTGTTTGTCTTCTTTATTTTAGCAATCCACCTTGGCTGTGATGGCGGAGACCCCGTTACAACGGATTATGCAACTATCCGCATTTACAACGGGCTTTCAGATGTTCCCCTATTATCTGCAAAAAATGGGAGTACAGAGGTCGTTGCAAACCTAAATTACGAAGCGAGATCAGCCCCTTTTCAGGTGAAAACAACGTCAAGGCAAACCGTTGGGATCTACCGTCAAGGAGGTGTATCTCCCATTATCCAAAAACAACAGACCTTTTCCAAAGACGAAAACCTGTTTTGGCTCTTGCTCGGAAGGGCGGAAACAGCGGAGCTACTCTCCATTAACGAAACAACGCAAACGCCACCCACCGGAAAAGCCTTGGTTCGCTTTGTCTTGGGGGCTAAATCTACCACCTTACAATATAGTTTATTTTTAGCGCCAGAAGGTGCAGACTTTGAGTCGGTCTTGATTTGGGCAGGAAATGTCGGTTTTAAAACCCTCGTTCCGTACAAAACAGTTGATCCGGGAAAATATAACCTTGTTATTCTTAACCCAAGCCGCAACTTTACCAGCAAAACCATAACCATTGGTGCTGGTGATGTTAGAACGCTCATCTTGGCCGACCCAATAAACAATAACGACGAATTTGATCTGGTTAACCTAAAAGATAACCTTTGA
- a CDS encoding 1-acyl-sn-glycerol-3-phosphate acyltransferase — protein sequence MSYFLPIQRILRLVVSLILRTAWLSIRLKFHPEGERRRIAYTEITKTARRLCRILNIEVRVTNEPPDVQKGLVVSNHLGYIDMLVLASVWPVCFVARHTLEQEFLFGWISSTFQTIFVNRDRKTATENFVREVQGRLKDGYRVLVFPEGRATLGDTVYPFKTGAFEAVSGTDLSIVPIYMGLHQIDGEKPFGNSRWKICWHAPMPIFKHIWRLLSIKKTVIEVTFAKPFSAGGYNRKTASIEARKRILSLFEQHHLRLDAPDWAINRAGTPPIKLTDLP from the coding sequence ATGTCGTATTTTTTACCGATTCAACGGATATTACGCTTGGTTGTATCGCTCATTCTGAGAACTGCTTGGCTTTCCATTCGCTTAAAGTTTCATCCAGAGGGCGAGCGGCGGCGAATCGCCTACACGGAAATCACCAAAACGGCGCGGCGGTTGTGCCGCATCTTGAATATTGAAGTACGAGTGACAAATGAGCCTCCAGACGTACAAAAAGGCTTGGTCGTGAGCAATCATTTGGGGTATATAGACATGTTGGTACTTGCCTCGGTTTGGCCTGTATGCTTTGTAGCCCGACACACCTTAGAACAGGAATTTCTCTTTGGTTGGATTTCCAGTACCTTTCAGACCATTTTTGTAAACCGAGACCGGAAAACCGCCACGGAAAACTTCGTCCGAGAAGTTCAGGGTCGGCTAAAAGATGGCTATCGGGTTTTGGTTTTTCCGGAAGGCCGTGCCACTTTAGGCGACACGGTTTACCCCTTCAAAACAGGTGCTTTTGAGGCCGTGTCTGGAACGGATTTGTCTATCGTTCCTATTTACATGGGCTTACATCAAATAGACGGTGAAAAGCCCTTCGGAAATAGCCGATGGAAAATTTGCTGGCACGCCCCAATGCCTATTTTCAAACACATTTGGCGCTTACTTTCAATCAAAAAAACTGTGATTGAGGTTACGTTTGCCAAACCTTTTTCGGCAGGTGGGTACAATCGCAAAACCGCCTCGATTGAAGCGAGAAAACGCATTCTGTCTCTTTTTGAGCAGCACCACCTCCGTCTTGATGCACCAGATTGGGCCATCAACCGAGCGGGCACGCCTCCTATCAAACTAACTGATCTGCCTTAA
- a CDS encoding polyphosphate kinase 2 family protein has translation MAFYDSFRVAPDKKLSLKKRNPAETLDFDKEKALAKLAENIEAIDELQTRLYAEDKRAVLLVIQAMDAAGKDSTIKAITNGLNPQGVLVQSFKAPTDEEKSHDFLWRVHPKTPPKGHITIFNRSHYEDVLIVRVHDWAPEKLIKKRYDQINDFERLLHEHGTKVVKIMLHISPSYQLEQFKERLEDPKKHWKFNPADLEERKLWDKYMRAYELALSRCSTEQAPWYVVPAEHKWFRTLVVSQILRDVLEKMKPRYPEPAFDLAQFKADQLV, from the coding sequence ATGGCCTTCTACGACTCCTTCCGTGTAGCGCCGGATAAAAAACTGTCTCTAAAAAAAAGAAATCCTGCCGAAACCTTAGACTTCGACAAAGAAAAAGCCTTGGCTAAATTGGCTGAGAACATCGAAGCGATTGACGAACTTCAAACCCGTTTATATGCCGAAGACAAACGGGCAGTCTTATTGGTGATTCAGGCGATGGACGCTGCCGGAAAAGACAGTACCATCAAAGCCATTACCAATGGTTTAAATCCACAAGGGGTTTTGGTTCAGAGCTTTAAAGCACCTACCGACGAAGAAAAATCGCATGACTTCTTGTGGCGAGTTCATCCAAAAACGCCGCCGAAGGGACATATTACCATTTTCAATCGCTCACACTACGAGGATGTGCTTATTGTACGTGTACATGACTGGGCGCCCGAAAAACTCATCAAAAAACGCTACGACCAAATCAACGATTTTGAACGCCTACTACATGAACATGGTACGAAGGTAGTTAAAATCATGCTCCACATTTCGCCCTCGTATCAATTAGAGCAGTTTAAGGAGCGATTAGAAGACCCTAAAAAACACTGGAAGTTTAATCCAGCAGATTTGGAGGAGCGTAAATTGTGGGATAAATATATGCGGGCATATGAATTGGCTCTTAGCCGTTGCTCAACTGAACAAGCACCTTGGTATGTCGTTCCAGCGGAACACAAATGGTTCCGGACTTTAGTCGTTAGTCAAATCCTACGCGATGTCTTGGAAAAAATGAAGCCACGATATCCAGAACCCGCTTTTGACCTTGCACAGTTTAAGGCAGATCAGTTAGTTTGA
- the blaOXA gene encoding class D beta-lactamase, whose amino-acid sequence MQSSFFLFAILLSFLGSPNLSNTNEVVEDFSVLYNTYGVSGSFLLFDLRKNEYTVYNKSLCEKGFLPASTFKIPNTLIALENGVVQDENTVFKWDGVKRSIENWNQDTSLQMAFQNSTVWYYQKIARDVGFVKMNHWLQKLNYGNHSMDGQLDRFWLDGNIRISQYQQIDFIRRLHLNQLPVSTKSANVLKKIMVRKETSSYTYRAKTGWSDRNGKSLGWFVGYVTKGEEAYLFANRVDGTPENAKFGTARIEITETILKQKGILPQ is encoded by the coding sequence ATGCAAAGCTCATTTTTTTTGTTTGCCATCCTTCTCTCCTTTTTAGGAAGCCCTAATTTATCAAACACAAACGAGGTTGTCGAAGATTTTTCCGTACTATATAACACCTATGGTGTATCTGGCTCCTTTTTGCTCTTTGATTTACGAAAGAACGAATACACCGTTTATAACAAATCTCTTTGCGAAAAGGGGTTTTTGCCAGCCTCTACGTTTAAGATTCCCAATACTTTAATTGCTTTAGAAAATGGAGTTGTTCAAGACGAAAACACGGTTTTCAAGTGGGACGGCGTAAAGAGAAGTATTGAAAACTGGAACCAAGACACGTCCCTACAAATGGCTTTCCAAAACTCAACTGTTTGGTATTATCAAAAAATTGCACGAGATGTGGGCTTCGTCAAAATGAACCATTGGTTGCAAAAATTGAACTATGGCAACCACTCTATGGATGGACAACTGGATCGGTTCTGGTTAGATGGAAATATTCGGATCTCGCAGTACCAGCAAATTGACTTTATTAGACGGCTACACCTTAACCAATTACCCGTTTCTACCAAGAGTGCAAATGTTCTCAAAAAAATTATGGTGAGGAAAGAAACCTCATCTTACACTTACCGCGCAAAAACTGGCTGGTCTGATCGGAATGGTAAGTCCCTAGGTTGGTTTGTCGGCTATGTCACCAAGGGAGAAGAGGCATATCTTTTTGCAAATCGTGTGGATGGAACGCCGGAAAATGCAAAATTTGGCACTGCAAGAATAGAAATTACTGAAACGATCTTAAAGCAAAAAGGGATTTTGCCCCAGTAA